Sequence from the Thermocoleostomius sinensis A174 genome:
TTTCTGCCTTCGCGTGGGTTGCTACAAAATCGGCGATAACCTGATGAAGCAAGCGATCGAGGTTAATGGGCAACTCTGCACTCCAGGTAATGTTCACAATGGCATTGGCGGCTCGTCGTAGTGCAAACGGATCAGAAGACCCGCTGGGAATCATACCCAGACTGAAAATACTCACCAACGTATCGAGGCGATCGGCCAACCCTACTACTTGGCCTGCTAGGGTTTTGGGTAGTTGATCGGTGGCTCCGCGCGGTAAATAATGCTCCACAATTGCAGTAGCTACATCGGTGGTTTCACCGCTGCTGAGGGCATATTTTTCGCCCATAACACCTTGCAGTTCGGGAAACTCCCCGACCATTTGTGTCACCAAGTCTGCCTTACATAACAGCGCAGCGCGTTGAATAGTAGTGCGGTTGGCCTCGCTCACCTGAAGTTGATCAGCTAAGCGACTGGCAATACTGACAATGCGATCGACCTTTTCGCGCACCGATCCCAGATCTTCCTGAAACGTGACTGTTTCCAAGCGGGGCAGGTAACTTTCTAGAGGCTGCTTGCGATCGACATCAAAAAAGTATTTGCCGTCTGACAGCCGGGCCCGAATCACCCGCTGATTTCCGGCTGCAATTATGTCCGCTTTGGTAGGGTCGCCGTTCGAAATGGTAATGAAGTAGGGCAAGAGGTCGGTTGTCCCTTCAGCCTTTAATACCGGGAAATAGCGCTGATGGCTTTCCATTTCAGTGACAATCACTTCCGTCGGTAGCTCCAAAAAAGCCCGATCGAATTTCCCAATTACCGCAGAGGGCCATTCCACTAGATTTGTGACTTCATCGAGTAAGTCAGGCGAAATAGCAGCATAGCCTCCTACCGAGGCGGCAGCGGCCCGGGCTTGCGTTTCAATCTCGGCTTGGCGGCGTGCCGGATCAACTTCCACGCAGGCGGCTTTCATGCAGTTGAGATACTCAGCGGCTGAGGGAATTTGAACCGGATCAGGATGTAACACCCGATGCCCTCTTGATATCCGATCGCTGACGCATTGTTCAGAGCCGTTCGCCAGCGAGATGGGCAACACGATCTCATCTAGGAGTGTCACCAGCCAGCGAATGGGACGAGAAAACCGCAAATCTCCATCTCCCCATCGCATGAAGCGCTTTCCTTCTAGGCCAAAAATCCAGCTTGGCACTAGTTCAGATAAGATATCTGCGGTCGATCGCCCCGCAATTTTCTGTCGAACAAAGACAAACTCTCCCTTGTCGGTACTGCGAACGGTCAGATCGGCAACACTGACGCTTCGCGATCGGGCAAATCCTTCCGCAGCTTTGGTGGGCTTCCCATCTTTAAATGCAGCTTGGGCGGCTGGGCCTTTGATTTCTTCTTCACGGTCGGGTTGGCGCTCTGGCAGTCCTGTGATCAGCACAGCTAGGCGGCGCGGTGTTCCGTAGACCTCGAGGGTATCTAGCGAGAGGAAACCCTCTGCTAGACTAGCAGGAATGCGCGATCGCCACTGCTGCAACGCGCTACTGACAAAACTTGCCGGTAATTCCTCCGTTCCAACTTCTAACAAAAATGTCGCCATACCGCACCAGCTTTACCCTTTATCGCCAACGATACA
This genomic interval carries:
- the glyS gene encoding glycine--tRNA ligase subunit beta, which encodes MATFLLEVGTEELPASFVSSALQQWRSRIPASLAEGFLSLDTLEVYGTPRRLAVLITGLPERQPDREEEIKGPAAQAAFKDGKPTKAAEGFARSRSVSVADLTVRSTDKGEFVFVRQKIAGRSTADILSELVPSWIFGLEGKRFMRWGDGDLRFSRPIRWLVTLLDEIVLPISLANGSEQCVSDRISRGHRVLHPDPVQIPSAAEYLNCMKAACVEVDPARRQAEIETQARAAAASVGGYAAISPDLLDEVTNLVEWPSAVIGKFDRAFLELPTEVIVTEMESHQRYFPVLKAEGTTDLLPYFITISNGDPTKADIIAAGNQRVIRARLSDGKYFFDVDRKQPLESYLPRLETVTFQEDLGSVREKVDRIVSIASRLADQLQVSEANRTTIQRAALLCKADLVTQMVGEFPELQGVMGEKYALSSGETTDVATAIVEHYLPRGATDQLPKTLAGQVVGLADRLDTLVSIFSLGMIPSGSSDPFALRRAANAIVNITWSAELPINLDRLLHQVIADFVATHAKAESQADLQMQLQDFFLQRVRVLLQERGIDYDLIHAVLGENDREYAERALQDLLDVRDRAQFLQSIRDNHMLDSIYETINRSSRLAAQGSLDTVQLDPATIIETNLFQSQSEQAFYEALVELVPQTQAAQTDRDYQTLVEALSAIAPVVSQFFDGPQSVLVMDENPDIRRNRLNLLGLLRNHARVLADFGAIVKP